The window AGTAGTTTTACATTGCTTGGACAGTTAAAACTTGATCATTCGAATGTCCACCGACAAACATTTCGATTAGAACAATTTAACCATTGTTCCATTTTTGACAGTGAAATTATTCTAGATTCTGAATTATCTActgacaataacaatgaattcATGTGAAACAactatcatcaatataattaatttgatggataaaatgatttacaaaaaaagCAAACACGCGCGCATTTTCACACAAATTCCAATTCGAATATTGGTTGATGTGATGCCTCACGTAGACAAcgtgatgaaatgaaatgaccaCTTTTTATAAAGTAAACGTAAAAGGAATTCATGCATGCTTGCTCATCATGCTGAATCTGTCTTTCGAATCATTTCTtgaattttgtcaatttaCCAGAGAAGAATTTAACTGAAGATGAGGTGAGTGAATccaaatttatttcaataaaaagaatattcttatcACGACCaaacaatttaaatgatgagaaaaaggctatttaaacaacaaaatgttgaatgattATGTCTGATTCAAAGATTAGATTTTAATCatattgataatttgaatgCCTAGGGGCCATCTGAttgtgtttgaattttttttttttttttttttttttgctaacaATATTCGCACgttaatgattcatttttttcattttattattaatgtaacaatttttctattttgttaTTAATCCCCTTATATATaggagaaaattttttcattgaaattcgaCTCCTTGatggaaacatttttttttctccatacaaaatatatatatgcatTACATAAAATACAATCTACATTGTAATTCTGGATTTCGAATGCACAATTCCAATTCATTCGAGAGGTAAGtgtcacaaaaaaaataaattaagtTAACCCTCTAACTATTCCTATATAGTCTTAtagaattgaaatcaaattagCAAACGGACAACATTCACCATATTACCCATTCAACATTAATCTTGCATGAAGATGATGGCATTGTTTCATATGTGTAATATAaggaattgaattgtttaaATAAAAACTGCCAGGCCGTGAACTTTTGATGGTCCCCCTCTTGTTCATTCTCTATCAAACACAGACATTCtgtacaataataatgataatgaatggacaaaaaaaaatttccatttataaattcttttgaaGTTCTCATTTTTACTGTATTTTGACTTGACaatcttttgtttttatatatgatatgaattattattatagcaCGATACATAACGCAAAAAAATGtaagtggtggtggtggtggtattaAAACTTATTAACgaaataatgatatatttatttatttgatattttttggttttttcttcaaaatgaaaattgatttttatatgttcatcatcactgaACAAAATATAGATATGGAACTAAGTGGAAAAAAGAACACTTAATAATTGACCAGATTATTTGATAATATCGAACGGCAAAGatgatttataataatagaaaacaaaatcaatcaatcaaaactttaaattcaaaatttgcaTTAAAActtaatcatcaaacaaatgatttcatttttctttgtcagctgttattattattaatattattgttgtggttgctgttgtctatctgttcttgtttgtttacaatgaatcaatcaattcaaaaaattaaagataaaaataaatatattgatgataataaataagaATTTTCTTCCTGATTCATATAAACATtaaaattccatttcatttgcttttttttataataataataatttgctGCTAATACATTTATGAAAATTCTGATATAGTGTGCAATTGATGTGTAagttgtgtatgtgtgtatgtgtggaaatgaaagaaacgacaacaacaatcaagcgagagagagagagaacgattattattattattattgattgatttggataataatttttttttcgatgatcatgataatgacgatgttattattgatgatgattgctgatgataattatgatggtTATAATATGAACTTTATGCCAATATACCTTTTATCATCCACTACAAATGTatttatgtgtttgtttgtttatttacgtttcatttatgtttttttttcttaacgTTTTCGACCAGGTCCATTTGCAAAACTGGCTGCCGACATACCCATTAGATGTTTAGCCGCTTGGCTACCGGAAAATCCCCGCGACAATCCAAGATCTATGcctcgtttgtttgttccagAACTATGTAGGCAGTAACAGTAGTTTTGTGTTGCGTTATTCACACATGTTGAAATAATCAATAGATAAAGAGGAAATTATTACACAagatatatatttattattattatttataataaaataaaatgtattTGTTTCCTTTTGACGGAACTTGTAATaacttttatttattatttctatAGCTCTTATTTAGGGgacaaaaatgacaaacataCCTTTTATCAGTGATTTGCTGCATATTATTCGAATGTGATGAATCGATTCCAaccaaaatattttgaatcaaattatcaaGCGTACTGATCAATTCTTCTGGATTCTCCACCTCTACGTTTACAGGATATTTcctatgattttttttcccgatgaaataaaaaaaaagatagataaaaaaaatcaaattgaggTCTTCTCTCAAATCTATGTAATTCGTGGTTCGAATTACGTCagattcaatttgtttgacaacatatgattgaaatttttatttattaccaTCACCAAAATATCAATAGCTAACATagtattgattattatcatcttgtATAGTTTGTAAGGTTATGAAACTTTTTACAACTCTGTTTATCCTTATATTCtatggattcttttttttcgtatgtatcctaattttcaatatattataGATTATATTACAAACATTATATATAGTAATATTATTtcttaatgaaaattctgtCTCATGGAACAGCAGCAGCTAACAATCGCTTATGTGTTATTGTTATGTGCTTTGTGACAAGAGAGAAACTtttaatgtttgattttcattctttgttCTTTTTATGTTtctgaaacaaaattcaattcaatttaaattcaaacacaaaacaatgGAATAAATTTCTCATCTTACATTGCCATAATATTACAATTTGATTCTCGAATTACAAGTTTTCGTGAATGATTGTATATAGCAAATAgtgaattttcgttttccatttctgtgacaaaaaaatttgatagcCTTTTTTTGGCAGTAATCTATCGATccaattaaatgaaaaataagcGAATATCAGaccaaaatattcaaataggattttaagttttttttttttttgatgatcttTATTcacaatcgattcgattcgaaaacATTACCATTTACTATCATGAAGcgcaaaacaaatgaatcctTGAtctatttatcattattactattaaAAGTTAACTATGAAAATATAATCgtaaaatattaaaaatcaggaatgaaaatgatttttttgtttgtttgaaaagtTCAagtgtttcaaaaaaaaaaatgacaaaaatcattcgataaCAACAAGATTGTTATTTGCTTACCTTGTCATCATTAAGTTAACTGGGTATGCTTCAGccgacaatgatgaatgataataagtGGCCACGGCAACAAATACGAAtatccaaacaaacaaaccgaaTTGTCCatcttttttccaattcatttttgttgacaacaacgatgacgatgacgatgacgtttgcgatgatgatgatgatgatgatgattttatcgtTAATAATTTGTTGAGCATCGTGaacattgaaattctttagaattttttttttgccaagtGATTGtcaacaaagaaaacaaacaaaaagaaaaacaatacaattgaataatgataatgacaagaaggacaaaaaaaaatttgatcaaaatattcaaagtttttctctcaaataataatcaatatgtgattcattcaatatgtAATCgaaatcagcaaaaaaaaggctGTTGACTTAATAAAGCAAATAGCCCGGATGtactggaaaaaaagtaaacGTGTCCAAAAATattagcagcagcagccacaacaacaaaaaaaatatgatgatttccTTTCATTTTCTTCGACATTTCCCttttatttccaaaaaaaaagtgaaaaaataatgacaaaaaaaaattcatgcatgaattttcaattttcaactttttttttcgcgtTCATTCATTACGAATGcaaatcgatcaaatgaAGCATAATccttgaattttgttgttgttgttgttgttgttctggtTAGATtctaagaattttttcaatgtatgaatttaatttttttttctcgctccaaacatttatattctttgatgatgattctttggCATTTTTAGGATTCTTCTAATAATGTCTTCATAagtaatttcatcatcagttgATTTATGTGTTGGACACAAacatacgcacacacacacacacacacacacataaatgaaatgaatataaaatgaacagcagaataatttttttcttttttgcatGTCTAACATAACCAATATATTCATGAATTATATGAATGTGTGATATAAACCAATTCATTATGTttaagtaatttttttttcatcattgaatcaaaatgatttacTAACTGTGTGTAACAAAACatattttgtgttttgtgtgttcatcatttaattttcttgcttcaattgaaaaaaaatatattatcattcaatggtATTCAAGAAACCttcaaacgatgatgatatatgatTAATCTAATCTAAATAGgtcatgaaaatgaattttgcttttttttggtaaaattaataaaggatttattcatgatgatgatgaagaatacAATCGATGAATTCATGGTCATCATCTATTACAATAGTTTTCAAGTGGATCTTTCTGACctaaatatcatcatctttcatcatcatcatcatcattgaatacaaCTACGAATAGTCTTATGAAAACGATAtggaatgttgttgatgttttcattttatgttGTTATTCggattcaattaaatttggTTTGAATTATGTGAACaacattttcgttttttttttgtctgtctTTCTGttcaaacatacacacacacacacacttacatTCACACTTCAAACACAATTTAACAAATACGAAAAATGATAACCATGATTAACAAAAGGAAATATCTTTGATTAaaaactgtgtgtgtgtgtgagaaaaAGTGAGaaagatggaaaaatattgttactgatggtataaaaaaaaccaaataacTAGAtaggacatttttttctgctttaatttttattccacTTTACTTACCCTTGACAACAATGACAGTTGAATATGACCAAGTGAAAATAATCGGGTTGTTCcgtttgttatttttttttctttcaaatacGATATCGTTTTTGTGTAGATGGATGGTTAGtcgttggtgatgatgatgatgacaatgatgattattcttATGATGCTTGGCTTGATTTTTGAGTTTGTCGAATGTTCTTCACTGGttgatattttattttggtggtgtttttttttgttgttgttgttgaatgtggATGTCCTCCTTGAAACGATCCGGATGTGTTCATATGCAATGTGGAAATAAATTGAACTTGACTCACCATTTTTATACTCTTCTGGtcggtttattttttttttttttttagggaAAAAAagcatatatttttttcgcgCATTCACAAGGATGAACACACTATACTATACCCTAactatttcaatttttattattattattatgaagatataagaattttttctctactCTACATTACCACACAacatagatgatgatgatgatgatgaagatagtAACTACAGTGTAATGCGCAGttccagaaattttttcagaatttttttttgtttgttcgttatTCGTTATTCGTGTGATATTGGATAATTTAACTGAAACCATTGAATGGATATTATGTTTTATGTTATATtacagaattttcattccggtttatttcatttcaattgaaatatcATATACaaaaccattcattcattcatttattcattcatttagatCAGCCATTAACCAATGACATTCACATAGTCATCAtgtcaatgaataaaaatggaccaagaaaataaaatttataagatacacacacacacacacacacactatacATAAGAGACACtataatataaatgaatatttaatCTATACAACTATTTCAATCATGTAATGTTTAATCATTTAGTTAGCCGATTCAGTAATTTAatgacaatttcaattgattaatgaatttttttttttttggtaaagttcattatcagaaaaaaaatcaagaaaagaaaaaaaactaatttaCATTCAATCGGATTTCTGGCATTGCCACATGGATTtttcactgttgttgttgttgttgttgttgtctgatatacatttgattattatcattattattgttgtttacaTACAAAATGTACAAATCTTAAACAGACACAATGTTCCAGTATGGTCATGATACATCCATCaccaataattgattttgattctatcttattcattcattcattcattcatggtGTGTTTAGTTATCTGTTTTCTTTGtgaatcaaccaaaaaaaaaagaaaaagaaagatctAATTTTCTCTAATTGAAACATAAACATTTCAATAACAATGGATAGATGACTTTACACATAAacattagttttttttttgtaagataataataaataaaaaatttagattCACGAATTGAAATACAAACAGACACGcacatcatacacacacacacacacaaatacaaacatGCATTCATCAcgtatgatgaaaaaatatgatatTTATTCAGTAAAagtatgaatcaaatttttttttaaaaaacaagaaaatttaaaagattgtattgtataaaagaatattctcGACTTATATATACAgaaatcataaaaaacaaaacaaaaacaattccaTCACGGCCAACTAGACAAGATTTAATGTCATGGTTGAACTCTTTATGTTTGGTtggaatttaattcaattttcaatgatttctgATGCTTTCCAAAATCATCAGTTTGATccatatatatgatatgtTAGTACCGTCGAGtcaaagatgaaaaaaaaataatgaaaagaggctccaacaacattttgttcatacacttaaatgatgttttaaaaaatttatgaaaaattttcactaaCCATACGAATGAGCAAAATTGGTGAAAATTgctttatttattatcatctttcaatttcatctcaaaacaaatgaaaaattaatttcaggtcaagcaaaaaaaaaaaaaaaaaaaatttctatggTCTAGAATCTAGAGTCAAGATCTGAATTGGATTGAAAATTAGCTACATCTCTATGTTATGTTGTAgacaaatagaaaatttctAACAAGTTAATTATGGCCGGAAATAGATGACCAATTGATTGAAGTTAATTTTGACGAGTCCAGTGTTGGTATATATCtgcatggtttttttttgttaacaattttcatcatcaacatcctCTTCATTATATTCttactatttttatttttaaccTTCTGACAATTTTGATAATCTAATTATGtcgaatgtgtgtgtgtgtgtgtgcgttacTGGTCATAATgtacaccaccaccaccatcgatGATAAGTTCATAAGATGTCCAGAAAGCTAAGCtagcaaaaaataaaaataaaaataaaaatagaaaaaatttctgctATAAAATACCAGAACATCGaattcaagaaaaatgaacaaaatatcaaaaattcaaatgaaattatcataacaataatcatcaacatagagatacgaaaaaaaaaatttcatgtcTTTACTATCGGTATCTGGATTCCTAGCGACGATTAATTCCGGAACATTTgcagacattttttttggagagagaacaaaaaatgaataaaaacaaagataaattgaatagacagatgaattcaaaaatttttccaaatatataattttcatcgccattgtgttgaaaatcattcatgTAATAAGTTTGTTTATGTGGGCTCTGGCTTTTTTAtcgctatttttttttttcaccattcttGACCTGCTAAATTTttgcccattttttttgcagtatagtattttttttgttttgttttggccaATCTTtatgattgtaataataatgatgatgatgatgatgataatctctAAGCTAAGTATTATTACGTCAAACACGTAAGAAAATGCTGCATCGAAAATTCGAAATACCGTGAGTGTACCGTCTATAATCATTAAGACGATCGAATATCAGCATCCACAAATCactttgtttcttttttttttttttttttttgctaatttTATGCTATAGATGATAGGTTTGGTTCGGTGTTTGtcaaatgaatatttataCAGCCATATAcacatataatatatataggTTTATTGTTCACAATTCGATGGTCAATATATTAATATATTGACATGACAATAACAGAAATGAaatagaatttgaaaaaaaccaaactataaaaaaaacaacataacATCATAAATGCTCAAGATATCATTAGTGGATTAGTATTCTCTGAGtggatttgatttaaaataaattattaacaGAATACACAGAGATATCCATATAAtggttgattgaaaaaaaaatcaaatgtttacattttaattaaaaaatttgttttgtttcccttgaacaaaatcaattaccAAATGTTAGTGtgtggaaacaaaaaatattttatgattcattaattaaatttattaataaaccaaacaatatatattcaatgtaTGTCTGcataaatttcattcattcatataccaataatgtaatgatgatgatggtaaacaTCCATTTGGAgtcatgtgttttttttttatttttattagaataaatatgaaattccatacattattatataatgataataacagattatatgatcataatgataataataataataattaatataatgatgaaagcTTTCCATAGATGAAAAAAGAgcttgattattattacaaattatataaaaaaaaatctgtatGCCATAATTCACAACAATgtggcatcatcatcatcattattcatgaggcaataacatcaacaatttgtatttggtttacaaaaaaaagaaaatattgatattgGTATTGgtattgatattgatcatcataataataataataaaatgcaTCATCGTAGCACAACGGTAGTTATGGACAAATTCTggatatgataataataattcggcATAATGTATTAAGGTGATATGGCTTCAACGCCATTATcatcttgatgataatggaattaTGAATTATACATTtgtgaaagtgaaaaatattgaatgtgAAGGCAATTCTTTGGATAAattctacaaaaaaaaacaaaacagaaaagcTAATGCCATCTATGTTGGTGATGGcaaattttttgtatttttgaatttgtttataTCAATTTTACGCGCGCTTGcgtcaattcttttttttgtgtttgattttgtttttgttatttttaatactgaatgtgtgtgtgtgtgtgtatgtgtgtggatgtattcacaaacaaattgttttCTATTACATGGAactcaatttgaaaaatgcaaatacttttgtttgttcgacAATATCGggcaaatcatcaacattaacatcttcattgtcattattattatcataaccGATTGTATCAGAAACCATGGACAAGAATTTATGtttacaattgaatttaaattgttttctcttattattattcattctaaatgatgattgaggtGATcgtaatgaagatgatggtgttgttgttgtaattacTAATGGTATTGGTGATGGTTCTAATGCATCCAATGATTCTAATGAATCCTTACGAACCAATGATTGTTGTACTGGATCAATTAATTTGGATTCATTATCgatatcgttattattattattattattgacgatattattgttgtcattattttcattatttgattctttAATCGATGCTAAACAATAATTATAAGGACGTTGTGTTGCTTGTGGCTGATCGTATAACAATGATTTATAATGTTgctgttcttgttgttgttgttgctgctgctgttgctgttttcgatgatgatgatgattatgatgacgataattattattatttggatgattttctttcaatgttTCGCAAGATTTGATGCAAATATTTAATTTAGTGCATATGCAAACAAATAGATCGCAAAGATCTGCCTATTTTGgccattgaaattaaaaaaaaagaatgattgaatgaataaatcgatTCGACGCACGAAAACCGGaaaagaaaggaaaaaagaaaataaacttagaataataatcaaacattcattcaatttttatacaCATACCCTAAAGCTTTTGCTCATAAAACAATATAGAATTGGATTGGCAAAACTATTGGCCATTGAAAGCCAATgacagagaaaaaatgagatataataaatataatagCTTGTTATTGAATCCAGATAAACGATCGATGGACGAAAGGCCAATATGAGcatgaatattttgattggtaaccaacaaataatgaataaaacaagAACAGCAACTAATAATCGAAATACCTGTTTATATTATTAGAATTATAATCgataaagaaataaaaatgaaagaaagaaaaatacaaataataattaattatataataattacattattatcgataaaattttgaaatgaaatcaacatGTGACAGGAATTTTTACACAAAATACAAAGGTGCATttgtattttattgaaataatcataatgaaacTAATTTAACGTTTACAATTACAATCTAAACATTGTATGActtcattatttattgtgaataattttcaatgtcaagGTCGATTCTTTTCGAAATAAAtcgatcgtcatcatcatcattatcatttagtTTGTGATAGATAATCAGATAAAATATGATGAGAATATAGggaaataattcatttttcgcATTCATCATCTGGATaggaattttatttcatcggAAAAGTTattaacaaaatgaaaaaaaatcattctgTTGTTTATTTCCTCTTGTTctgcacaaaaaaaatgaaattgtttctATTCATTATCTCTATCATGATTACAGTGAACAgccaaaagtttttttttgttgatcaaatcTCTAATTTCATGAGAATCAGAATTTATAttaactattttttttctcttttgtaAGTAATTTTCCTTCAAActtattataattttgtttttatttttcataccAATGAATCTTGTATAACTATTATGAATGAGTATTACCAAAAGACGATATATAACGACAATATGGCAAGATTAAATGAAACCCGTAGGACAATTTTCTCGAATTTTCCTAAATGTGTTTGTTCCATGCACTCAatcacacactcacacacacacacacacacacacacacacacacacacacacacacacacacacacacacacacacacacacacacacacacacacacacacacacacacacacacacacacattcataaTAGTGTGAATTGTATTTAATCTACGattcgatttatttttattttttttttgtcgatgatgatgaatgaatgaatgaatgaaaacaaactgattatgattgtttttattattttatattattagaATTAAATCGAGAATGTGgcaaaaaaagagaagagagagagagaaaatttattcaatattcattttgaacGTAATATGCGATATGATTAATTTCcgttttgatttgttttgttttgtttttctatccATTTCTCATCATATATCAAAATCCACTTATACACATGATCATGAATTAAACGAATTGTGGATATTTatggaatcaaaaaaaaaggaatcataataatggctaataacgaaagaaaatgagaaaaaaaacgtataaGCATCACTTACTCTCATTTTGTTTAGAAATTCAGCATTCCGTTTATCAAATCGGACAATAACTTTGTTATTGTTACTACTTTTacttgtattattattactactagTCGTATGATTAGAATCATTAgtcatttttgatgatttttgtgttGATGAATTCATACGTGTTGAATCATTGGAATCAATATGACTGCAACCaacaccgccaccaccaccaccaccacttaGACCGTTTGAATTGGATAATTTAATCTTGACAGTTTTTCGGGTGGATTTATTTCGAATAaaacttgtttttgttgttgtattattattattattattgatattaatattgccatcaacattattattgtgtgaAGAACTACTACTATGTGTTCTTGATGCTGAATGTTGACTAAATGGTACCGTCTGTCGATATGAGCACCAATATTTTTGTGTACGCATCAAACGTCGTCCAATAGCACCATAAGATATTGTCAAGAATATTATCGGCAAAACAAATGTCAATACGAATGATAATGTTACATATATTTGCATATCTCTTTCGGCAACGTCCACCCAATTGGCGCAATCATAATATGTTTTACTATCATATTTGAAGGCCACTACTCTAGTATTCTGTATACTAAATGATGCTAATGTTGCTCCAAATATCCAACCTAATTGTAGTACTAGATTACCATGTGATCGTAGCCATGTATTTGCCGATGATAATGGATGTAATGTGGCAAAATATCTAtcatatgaaataaaatgaaatgaaaaacagaaatcaaaatgaaaaaaaaatgaaaaaaggaaatcatcatacaaaataaatatgaaaaaaatatgacaatAAAATATGTTGTcgacatgaaaaaaaaaattctcagtTTTCAACATTTCTGAAATTCTAGTTAATTATCATAGTTGAAATAAGACcagtccatttttttcgatataatttgaataaaagcaatttcaaaaaacattcaagAGGG of the Dermatophagoides farinae isolate YC_2012a chromosome 1, ASM2471394v1, whole genome shotgun sequence genome contains:
- the LOC124492009 gene encoding cholecystokinin receptor, which encodes MADPSWLDKNNITSVRLKTSTGTIEIEQLEAFGVFGQTFLVVLYSLTTFFALTGNTLVILVEIYGRRSARNLQKFLINLAISDLLLGVLVTPFIYTDIMLGRWVFHPLLCPVTQFVQLMSVFVTTYTLTFIGIERYFATLHPLSSANTWLRSHGNLVLQLGWIFGATLASFSIQNTRVVAFKYDSKTYYDCANWVDVAERDMQIYVTLSFVLTFVLPIIFLTISYGAIGRRLMRTQKYWCSYRQTVPFSQHSASRTHSSSSSHNNNVDGNININNNNNNTTTKTSFIRNKSTRKTVKIKLSNSNGLSGGGGGGGVGCSHIDSNDSTRMNSSTQKSSKMTNDSNHTTSSNNNTSKSSNNNKVIVRFDKRNAEFLNKMRVFRLLVAVLVLFIICWLPIKIFMLILAFRPSIVYLDSITSYYIYYISFFLCHWLSMANSFANPILYCFMSKSFRADLCDLFVCICTKLNICIKSCETLKENHPNNNNYRHHNHHHHRKQQQQQQQQQQEQQHYKSLLYDQPQATQRPYNYCLASIKESNNENNDNNNIVNNNNNNNDIDNESKLIDPVQQSLVRKDSLESLDALEPSPIPLVITTTTPSSSLRSPQSSFRMNNNKRKQFKFNCKHKFLSMVSDTIGYDNNNDNEDVNVDDLPDIVEQTKVFAFFKLSSM
- the Dh31 gene encoding diuretic hormone class 2, which codes for MFTMLNKLLTIKSSSSSSSSQTSSSSSSLLSTKMNWKKDGQFGLFVWIFVFVAVATYYHSSLSAEAYPVNLMMTRKYPVNVEVENPEELISTLDNLIQNILVGIDSSHSNNMQQITDKSSGTNKRGIDLGLSRGFSGSQAAKHLMGMSAASFANGPGRKR